In a genomic window of Trichoplusia ni isolate ovarian cell line Hi5 chromosome 13 unlocalized genomic scaffold, tn1 tig00001585_group12, whole genome shotgun sequence:
- the LOC113506384 gene encoding mitogen-activated protein kinase kinase kinase 13-A-like, which translates to MLYASVVRGCEGPCFENCIECGFVRLFYSVVNLWLHNYLIAMEGNPPGDPETKARDVRLQGCFPSLGDEDDKKKLLWMGGVMNCFSNVLSFFSQTDLKAQDEEWDVPYEKLSNLVYLGAGAQGIVFGGSYRGELVAVKKLRDRNDCNIKHLRKLNHENIGKSLFTA; encoded by the exons ATGCTCTACGCCTCAGTCGTCAGAGGCTGTGAAGGGCcttgttttgaaaattgtatcGAGTGTGGTTTTGTGCGTTTGTTTTATTCGGTAGTAAACCTATGGctgcataattatttaatcgcAATGGAGGGCAACCCGCCTGGCGACCCGGAAACGAAGGCGAGGGATGTTCGGCTTCAAGGATGTTTTCCTAGCTTGGGGGACGAAGACgacaaaaagaaattattatggaTGGGAGGCGTAATGAACTGCTTCTCCAACGTCTTATCATTCTTTAGCCAAACAGATCTCAAAGCACAAG ATGAAGAGTGGGACGTACCGTACGAGAAGCTGTCGAACTTGGTGTACCTGGGGGCGGGAGCCCAGGGCATCGTGTTCGGCGGCTCCTACCGCGGCGAACTCGTCGCGGTCAAGAAACTGCGCGACAGAAATGACTGCAACATCAAACACCTACGCAAGCTTAATCACGAAAACATAGGTAAGTCACTATTTACAGCATAA